The DNA segment CAATCCCTTGAATATGTTCCCTGGTTTTTTCCTCTTCCCAGAGGATCTCCCTCAACCGGAGATCCGGCAGGCCTTTTTTGCTCAGCTCATTGTAGTAGCTCACGTAGTCCTCGTTCAGCTCCTTCAGCAGGCGGTTTATGGCGTAAACGTCCTTTTCGAATATTATCAGGAGGTACTTTCCGTGACCCACGTGGAGCTTGGCTAAGTCAGGGAGGCGCTTTCCGAGGTCGTCCATGTCGCTTATACTGCTCAGTACGTTCCTAAGTGCCGTGACGTAGTTCCTCTTTTCAGCAGTGACTATTTTTTTGATGTTCTCATCGACCTTTTTGGGGACCTCTTTTTTCTCCAGCGCGTCTATTCTCTTCAGGACTTCCCGTATCCTCTTTTCCAGGCGGGTGTTGTACTTCTTCCTTATCTTCTCGACCTCTTTTTCGGCCTTCCTTTTCCGTCTCTCATACTCCTCAAGCGCTTGCTCCAGCTTCAACTCTCTCCCATCCCCTAACTTTTCCCCTCATGTAGATCCCAACAAGAATCGCCACGGCCACGTCGGCAATGGCGAGAAGGAGTTTTGCAAAGACATCTATGTCGGATATCGTGAGTATGGCCATCGCGTACCTCGTCGTCAGGTCTATCGTTATCCAGAGCGCGGGCATCAGGAGCAGGGCTGAGACGTAGTACCAGATGTGGTAGTCCTTCCGGAGGTAGGCCTGGATGGTCTTACCCATTATCATCACGGATATCCCTATTATCAGCGGGGCGCCTATGGCGTTTATGTATATGAGCGTCGCCAGCAGAGGTGTCCCGGGCCAGCCGCCGATTATCTCCTTCGCGTACTCCTCAAGCCTGAAGTAGGCGTTGATGGAACCTCCGATGATTATGAGGACTCCCGCAACCGCGGATATTACGAACACGAACTGCTTTGCGATGGTCTCCCTGAAGTTGAGCCGGAATCCCTTTGTGAAGAAGTACCCGCCTATGATGAGGAGTATTGTTCCGGTTATCGTGGCGGAGACTATCTTGACGCTGTCAGGGTACCAGACACCGATGAGCCTTGCGATACCGTAGAGCAGGAGTATCATCCCCGGGATCCCGAGGACTACCTTTGCCACCTCTGGGTCGCTGAGTATCTCCCTCAGATAGCGGTAGATAATGTAGTAGGTCGTCTCTATGCCCTCGCTCTGCTTGACGACTACCCTGTGGGAGCTTATTATGGGGACCTTTGAGGTTATTATCGGGAATATCTGCTCGTCCTCTGCCCCGTCGGTGACGGTAATAACCCCATCGGCGGGAAACCTCTCAAGGATCAGCTCAAGCTGCCTGGCCAGCTCCATATCGCTTTTTACCCCCACCTTGGGATGGCCGGTTATCAGTGCAACTTCTACGTCATCGAACTCGCCGCTCCCTTTGAGCTCGTCGTAGAGCTTGACCGCGGCGTAAACTACGTTGGCGTCACTGTCCTCTGGGTCGGCCAGGCTGAGCTTTAGGGCCGCCTCAACACATGCATCTCTTCCAATGACGGGCCCTTCAACCCCTGCCTTTTCTCCGAAGTCGTCATCGCGGTCTATAGCTAGAATCAGGGCCTTAATCTCAACCACCCCTGACCTTTTCCATCACGGATTTCACCTTGTCCTCCATTTTTCTTTCCACATCACGCCTGTCGTCTATCCTCACGGTTGTAGAGACCCTCTCGGCCCCGAGCTCGAACATGAGTTCATGGGCCTGCTCTATTATTTCAAACGCGTCCCTTACGGTTGGAACCTCTATTATTGTTGCCATCGGGGTCAGTTGATATTTAACACCCTTTCTCTCTAAAAGCTTTACCACCTCTGCGACGTACCTGCTCAGGCTTTTCTCTCCAAGGGGAACGATAACGAACTCCACTATGACCATCTTCGACACCCGACTTAACTTTTTTCGGCAATCTTTTAAATCTTGCGGGAAAGGTAAATAACCCTTCCCACCGTAGGAGCCAAGGGTGAGGGCGATGTACAAGATCAAGGACGAATGGGGAGAGTTCCTCGTCAGGCTCGCGAGGAGGGCTATTGAAGAGTACGTTAGAAACGGCAGGACTATAAAACCGCCCGAGGACACGCCTCCCCAGCTGTGGGAGAGGATGGGGGTCTTCGTGACCCTCAACAGGCGTCACGCTCCTCCGCAGATGGCACTTAGGGGATGCATCGGCTTCCCTCTCCCGATATATCCGCTGGTTGAGGCCACGATAAAGGCGGCCATATACGCCGCCGTTGACGACCCGCGCTTCCCGCCGGTCAGGGAGAGTGAGCTGAATGACCTGGTTATTGAGGTCAGTGTCCTGACGCCGCCGGAGCTCATAGAAGGATCGCCCGAGGAGAGGCCGAGGAAGATAAAGGTCGGCAGGGACGGGCTGATAATCGAG comes from the Thermococcus thioreducens genome and includes:
- a CDS encoding DUF373 family protein, translated to MVEIKALILAIDRDDDFGEKAGVEGPVIGRDACVEAALKLSLADPEDSDANVVYAAVKLYDELKGSGEFDDVEVALITGHPKVGVKSDMELARQLELILERFPADGVITVTDGAEDEQIFPIITSKVPIISSHRVVVKQSEGIETTYYIIYRYLREILSDPEVAKVVLGIPGMILLLYGIARLIGVWYPDSVKIVSATITGTILLIIGGYFFTKGFRLNFRETIAKQFVFVISAVAGVLIIIGGSINAYFRLEEYAKEIIGGWPGTPLLATLIYINAIGAPLIIGISVMIMGKTIQAYLRKDYHIWYYVSALLLMPALWITIDLTTRYAMAILTISDIDVFAKLLLAIADVAVAILVGIYMRGKVRGWERVEAGASA
- a CDS encoding MTH1187 family thiamine-binding protein, producing the protein MVIVEFVIVPLGEKSLSRYVAEVVKLLERKGVKYQLTPMATIIEVPTVRDAFEIIEQAHELMFELGAERVSTTVRIDDRRDVERKMEDKVKSVMEKVRGG
- a CDS encoding TIGR00296 family protein, encoding MYKIKDEWGEFLVRLARRAIEEYVRNGRTIKPPEDTPPQLWERMGVFVTLNRRHAPPQMALRGCIGFPLPIYPLVEATIKAAIYAAVDDPRFPPVRESELNDLVIEVSVLTPPELIEGSPEERPRKIKVGRDGLIIEKGIYSGLLLPQVPVEWGWDEEEFLAQTCWKAGLPPDCWLDEDTKVYRFTAEIFEEEKPGGPVKRKPL